Proteins from a single region of Nocardioides anomalus:
- a CDS encoding DUF6636 domain-containing protein has translation MNTLGKLAVAAATITMVAAAAGCGDDDAPDAGAAPTATVTVTAPATETSTAGTTSPSDGASPSDGASPSDGATASPTLDVLDLSAPPTTFREGLAHVQAADDVTRKGAEELADFTTPSGNIYCALNVASMPAACELREGAVPSPDVCAGAPTTTVGRLELQGGRAVPVCNTDTIVRSGAPVLAYGQAAYTRDTACVSEEIGVTCVSRSGSGGFFLHRGEYVLLDR, from the coding sequence GTGAACACTCTCGGGAAGCTCGCGGTCGCGGCCGCCACCATCACCATGGTGGCGGCCGCCGCCGGTTGCGGCGACGACGACGCACCGGACGCGGGTGCGGCGCCGACCGCCACGGTCACGGTGACGGCGCCCGCCACGGAGACCTCGACCGCCGGGACGACCTCGCCCTCGGACGGGGCCTCGCCCTCGGACGGGGCCTCGCCCTCCGACGGGGCCACGGCGTCGCCGACGCTGGACGTCCTTGACCTCTCCGCGCCGCCGACGACGTTCCGGGAGGGGCTCGCCCACGTCCAGGCCGCCGACGACGTGACCCGCAAGGGGGCCGAGGAGCTGGCCGACTTCACCACACCGTCGGGCAACATCTACTGCGCGCTCAACGTGGCCTCGATGCCGGCGGCCTGCGAGCTGCGCGAGGGCGCGGTGCCGTCGCCGGACGTCTGCGCGGGCGCGCCGACGACCACGGTCGGGCGCCTCGAGCTGCAGGGCGGGCGGGCCGTCCCGGTCTGCAACACCGACACGATCGTTCGTTCGGGCGCCCCGGTGCTGGCGTACGGCCAGGCGGCGTACACCCGCGACACCGCGTGCGTCAGCGAGGAGATCGGCGTGACCTGCGTGAGCCGCTCGGGCTCGGGCGGGTTCTTCCTGCACCGGGGCGAGTACGTCCTCCTCGACCGCTGA
- a CDS encoding SigE family RNA polymerase sigma factor, producing MRADLQASFEEYVAARRPALLRTAYLLTGDHADAEDLVQTALVKVVPHWRRVADRPDPYVRQVLTRESVSRWRRRRWREVSTQAPPERGATGPDLDQREALRAALGSLAPRQRAVLVLRYFEDLTEKETAAVLGVAVGTVKSQARDALARLRASLPDVDPEGDLDGDVSAAAAGPPPR from the coding sequence GTGCGCGCTGACCTGCAGGCGTCCTTCGAGGAGTACGTCGCGGCGCGGCGGCCGGCGCTGCTGCGCACGGCGTACCTGCTCACCGGGGACCACGCCGACGCCGAGGACCTGGTGCAGACGGCGCTGGTCAAGGTGGTGCCCCACTGGAGGCGGGTCGCGGACCGGCCGGATCCGTATGTCCGGCAGGTGCTGACCCGCGAGTCGGTCTCGCGGTGGCGGCGCCGACGCTGGCGCGAGGTGAGCACGCAGGCACCGCCCGAGCGCGGGGCGACCGGTCCCGACCTCGACCAGCGCGAGGCGCTGCGGGCCGCGCTCGGCTCGCTCGCGCCGCGGCAGCGGGCGGTGCTGGTGCTGCGCTACTTCGAGGACCTGACCGAGAAGGAGACGGCGGCCGTGCTGGGCGTCGCCGTCGGCACCGTGAAGTCCCAGGCCCGCGACGCGCTGGCCCGGCTCCGCGCGTCGCTCCCGGACGTCGACCCGGAGGGCGACCTGGACGGCGACGTCAGCGCCGCCGCTGCAGGGCCACCGCCTCGCTGA